A segment of the Streptomyces sp. NBC_00376 genome:
GCCATCGGCCTTTCGGGTCTGCGTCATGACGCCCATCATGCCAGAGCTCACGGTCACAGTCGGCGGGTGGGCCCGGCGGAGAATGACGGCACCAGCCCACCGACACAGCCCCAGAAGACTCTGACCACCGGTCAACGGTCAGCTTGCAACTACCTCCACAACGTCGCGATGGACTGGCACACCCGCTGCATCATCGGTCTGCGGGTGACTCCGGTGTCGACGAAGGCGATCGACGCCACAGCCGTCCTCTATCAGTCCTACCGCCCCAAGCCGATCCCGCAGAGCTGGCCGAGGGAGGCGGCTTGGCCCGAGCACGGCATTCCGCGCGGGGTGCTGGTAGAGGCTGAGGCCGTCCACGGACCCGTCACCGGGGTCTGGGGGCCGAAGCTTGCTCCGGAGACGTTGATCGTCGACCACGGCAAGATCTACCTGTCGGCGCACCTGACCAGCGTCTGCCACCGGATGGGATCTCGGTGCAGCCGGCTCGCCTGCGCACGGGCCGGGACAAGGGGCCGGTGAAGCGGTATTTCCGCACCCTGCGCGAAGACCTGCTGCAGCGGCTGCCCGGCTACAAGGGACCGGACATCCACTCGCGCGGGCTGAACCCGGAGAAGGACGCCTTCTTCTTCCACCACGAGCTGGAGGCGATCATCCGCGAGTGGACGGCGGTGTCGTACCACCGCAGACCACATGAGGGCCTGCTCGATCCGTACTTGCCGAACGTGGAGTTGTCGCCGGCAGCGATGTTCGAGCACGGACTCGCGCGGGCCGGCTACATCGAGGTGCCCCGCGACCCGAACCTGGCCTACGAGTTCCTCGACGTCACGATGCGCACGGTCCAGCACTACGGTGTTGAGATCAACGGCCGCCGCTACAACGGCGACTGGCTCGACGGGCTGCGGGACATGGCAGGATCCGCCATCGGCCTCGACAAACGTCGGCTTCCCTTCTGCGCGGACCCCACGACGTCACCAGGATCTACTTCCGGGACCACGAACGCGTCTGGCACACCCTCCAGTGGGAGCACGGGCCCAGCCTGAACATGCCGCTGAGTGAAGAAGCTCTGCAGTTCGCCCGACGGCTCGCAGCGAAAAAGTACACCTACCCCGACGACCGGCTCGCCCTCTCGCTCCTGCTTGCGCGCTGGAATCTCGACCTGGGCAACTCGCTCGCCGAGCGGCGGATGGCCTTGCGGCTAGCCCGAGAACAGCTCAGCGACGAGCTGCCCGGGCCCAGGGAGCGCGCCGTCGTCCAGCTTCACCTCGGTCGCCCACGTGCTGACCCTGCCAGCCCAGCCCCAGGCGCCCTCGCTGGAATCCGCCGGCCACCTGGAACCCGAGACCGGCGACGACCACGCCGACGGCCTCGAAGAGAGCTCGACGAGGAGCTCGACTTCTACGCCACGGCATTGAAGGACGCGGATGAAGACTGATCGCTCCAGGACGCGCTCCGCCGACGCACCCTACGACCTGCGGTCCCGGCTCGACCAGCTCACCCTGTCCCACAAGGAAGGGTTCCAGCGCTTCGCCGAAGCTCCACCACGGCCGCGGCCCGAGTCGTTGACCCGCCGCCAGATGAAGGTGCTGAGCGAGAACGCCCTCGCCGAGTACAACCACGGTCGGCGCAAGTGGCACGCGAACCTCGGACCACTGTGGATTCCGCAGATGGAGGCCCTCCACGAAGACCTCTGGGACATCTTCGACAGCAACGAACAGGACAGCGACAGGATCAAGAGCGGCATCGCGCTGGATGCCTTCCCCGGCTTGGGCAAGACTACGGCCGCGCTGGCCTTCGCCCGCAAACTCCACCGGAGGATCCTGCGCGAGGAAGGCGAACTCACCGACGCCGGACATCAACGCTGGCCCGTCTGTCGCGTCGGGCTGACCGCGAACACGGGAATGCGCGATTTCAACCGGGCGATCTTGGAGTACTACGAACACCCCGGCCGCTTCCGCGGCACCGCGGCGGAATTCGGCTATCGGGCCCTGGACAGCATGCTGACAGCTGAGCCCGGATCCACCGGCTTGATTTCGGAGTGATCGTTTCGGGGTTGTCCTGGCGGTCGGCGAGATGATCTGGCCGTTCGAGCAGGGAGTACCCGCTGGTCTGTCCAGCTCTTCCACGTGTTCGGCGGTCTCGGGCCCTTGCGGGCGGGGTGGCCAAGGCTTCTCAGGTGGTGGGTGGTGGCGCGTGCACCAGGTCGAAGAGGTGGTTGAAGTCGTTGGCCCAGGGCCAGTGTTCGGACAGGTGGAGGATGAGGCGCCGGGCCGAACGGGCCAGGCGGGCCGGCACGTTGATCAGGTGGTCGCGGATCGTTGCGGTGGTGGCCTTGGCGTGGAAGGCGGACGCCAGGGCGCCGGCGGCGCGGGTCAGATTGTGCGCGAGAGCGGCCAGCGCGAACCAGGCGGCGTTCGCCTGGAAGTGCCCGGAGGGGGCGTGGGCGAACGGGCCGTTCTTCAAGTCCGCGATCACCTGTTCCACGACAGCGTGCCGCCTGTGATCACGTTCGGTATCGAAGAGGGAGAGCGGAGAGTCGGTGAACGCGGCGTGATAGCGCCAGGTAGCGAAGAGCGTGCCCTGCCCCTCGGGCACCGCCCGGGAGTTGAGCCGTTTGACGCGGCGCACGATCAGACGGGCGGTGACCTGCTGCTTCTTCGGCTTGGAGGTGAAGGCGGCGTAGGTGGTCTCGGCTATCTCGGCGTCCGAGATCCAGCATTGCCCCTCCTCGTCCCACACCGCCTTGGGGTACTTGATCGCCTTCCACGCGGCTTCGTCGATGCCCGCGATCGCGTCCTTGACCGAGGCGTTCATCCGCACGTGACCGAGAACCGGACGCCCAGGGCCCGGCAGGCGTTCACGACATCGGCGCCGTAGAACGCGGAGTCGGCCCGCACGACCAGCAGGCCGCTCGCGCCGCACGCTTGCGCGGTGCGGATCGATTCGGCGACGAACGCAGCCGCACCTCGAGCGGAGTTGGACGGTCCCTTGCGCAGGCGGGTGGCGGCGATCACCGGAGCGGCCAGCGGGGTGGAGACGATCCCGAGCAGCGCGTTCAAGCCCTTGACCTTGCTGTATCCGTAGCCGGCTCCCTGCTTGGAGTAGCCGTACGTTTGGCGGATCGTGTCGTCGATGTCCACGTAGGCCACCTGGTCGGCGCCGGGCAGCAGCGGGGTGTGCGCGGCCAGTTCGGGCAGGAACCGGCGGGCCACCGCGTGCAGTTGCTTCACGTGTCCGTGGCTGAAGGAGCGCAGGTACGAGCCCAGCGTGGACGGCGCCCGCACCCCGCTGAACAGCCGCGGCAGCCCACCGTGCCGCAGCCGGTCCATGTCATCGATGCTGTCCGCCCCGGCGACCATGCCGCCGACCAGCGACATCAGCTTCGCCGCGGGGAAGGCCCCGGTGCCGTCCTTCGAGGCCGGCAGCCGGACGTGCTCGTCGACGAGTGCGGGCAGTCCGCACCGCTCGGCCAGCCGCACCACCGGGGCCAGCCCGCCGTACCCGACCAGATTCGGATCATCAAACCGTGCGGAGACCCTCGCTGAGGCATGGGAAGATTGCATCTCGGAAGTGCCTTGCTGATCGTGCGTGCTGGAAGCGTGAAGAACTCCCATCATCGCAGGTCACAAGGCACTTCCTCGTTTTCGGAGAAGCTATCCACAGGCATCAAGCCGGTGGATCCGGGCTCAGACACAGCTGCTGATCGTCGACGATCTGCATTTTTCTCCGCTGGAACCAACGGGCCGGCATCGAGGTGAGCAATCACTTCAAGTACATCGCCAACGAGTTCCCGGTCACCCTGCTCCTGATCGGGGTCGGGCTGGAAACCCGCGGCCTGTTCAGCGAGGGCACCGAATACAAGAACGCGGTCCTCGCCCAGACCGGCCGCCGCACCACCCGCCTCGGCATGGCCCCGTTCAACATCAACGCCGAGCGGGGGCGGTCCGAGTGGCGCAACATGCTCCTCGCGATCGAAGAGCGCATCGTCCTGTCCGGCAAGCGCCCCGGGATGCTCGCGGACGATCCGTCGGACTACCTGTTCGCCCGCAGCAGCGGGCACATCGGCTCGCTCATGACGCTGATCAACCGCGGCTGCCAGAGAGCCGTACGCACCGGCACCGAGTACATCGACACGAAGCTGCTGGAGAACGTGAAGAACGATGCCGCGGCCGAGCGCGCCCGCGAAGAGCTCGATCAGGCTCTTACCTCGGGCCGTCTGGTGAGCCGGCCGAAGCGGACCGCGGAATGACCGGGCCGAGGACCTTGTCCATCCGGGTGGCCCCGATGCCCGGCAAAAGCCTGGACAGTTGGCTGGAGGCCGTCGCCCGGCGCTGCTGGATGCCACTGCCCGCGCTCATCGCCGCGTTCGGCCTGCCGAGGGCCGAAGGCGCCCACAGGCTGGTCAGCGGCCTGGACGAACAGGAGCTGCACGGCCTTGAGGTCCGGCTCGCCCTTCCTGCAGGACGCCTCGACGAAGCCGTCGTTCCAGGCGACCTCTTCGGCCAACGGTCGCCACGCTGCCGGTTCTGCCCTCAGTGTCTGGCCGAGACGCAAGGGCGCTGGAAGCTGCGCTGGTGGCTCCCCTGGACGTTCGCCTGCACCCGCCACCAGGCCCTCCTCCATGCTCGCTGCCCCAGCTGCGGAACTTCGCCAAGACAGCGAGTCCCAGGTCAGGTCCATCTGCACCGGCCTTCGCAGTGCCTCCACAAACCCGTTTCCAAAGCCAACGACATCTGCGGAACCGACATGAGCGCCGTGGACCCGCTCAGCCTCGGCCCTCAGCACCCCCTGATCGCCGTTCAGCAGCAGCTGGACGCCCTTGACCTCCATGGTCAGGACGCCCCCGGCAGGATCTTCCCCACGGTGGACCGGTTGCTTACTCAGCTGGAGAACGAACTCTCCACGGGACAGACCGCCGATATGGACACCGTCTCGCACCAGGTATGGGAACTCGTTTCCCAGCAGGCCGCGGACCATTCTTCGCTGTTCGGGGCATGGCTGACGCGTGAACGGGCGCGCACCTTCATCACGGATGAATTCTTAGACCGCGAGTACAACGCGCGCAATAGGTCCGTACGTCAGATCGCGAAGGACCTCGGCCTGCCCTACCCGATCATCCTTGAGAGATACAAGGAACTCGGCCGCAGCTTGAAGATCGGCTGCCGGCCGATCAGTGTCGACGATCGCTGGCTGCGTGAGCAGTACATCGTTCACCTGCGAAGTACCAGGGAGATCGCGCGCGACATGGGAACCAGCGACGGCCCAGTCAAACGAAGGCTCGGCGAGCTCGGTGTCATCTTGCGGCCCGTCGGCGCCTACAGCCGCCGAGAGGTAATCGCCCGACTCGACGAGTCCTTGCTTCGGGACATCCGGGCGGCCGTGGAAGGGACGTTCCACGGATGGCTCCGTCTGCGCCGCTTCCAAATCCACATGGCATTCCCGTCGCTGGCGTCGACTGCGGCCTACCTTGGGACCTCGCCGTCCAGCCTCACCAAGCAGATCAAAAAGCTGGAGACCGCGATCGGCACTCAACTGCTCACCCGGGCAGCACCCCCCATTCC
Coding sequences within it:
- a CDS encoding TniQ family protein yields the protein MTGPRTLSIRVAPMPGKSLDSWLEAVARRCWMPLPALIAAFGLPRAEGAHRLVSGLDEQELHGLEVRLALPAGRLDEAVVPGDLFGQRSPRCRFCPQCLAETQGRWKLRWWLPWTFACTRHQALLHARCPSCGTSPRQRVPGQVHLHRPSQCLHKPVSKANDICGTDMSAVDPLSLGPQHPLIAVQQQLDALDLHGQDAPGRIFPTVDRLLTQLENELSTGQTADMDTVSHQVWELVSQQAADHSSLFGAWLTRERARTFITDEFLDREYNARNRSVRQIAKDLGLPYPIILERYKELGRSLKIGCRPISVDDRWLREQYIVHLRSTREIARDMGTSDGPVKRRLGELGVILRPVGAYSRREVIARLDESLLRDIRAAVEGTFHGWLRLRRFQIHMAFPSLASTAAYLGTSPSSLTKQIKKLETAIGTQLLTRAAPPIPHQATIEGASLLRHLDEAHAQELMRHALGPDITPMPTENVLVNAFLTYGGRRTPVSRLLPGTDLPAHINVPPSLLPLLRHLFYEAGSETYAAEIHTATGIDVSTVYVQLRRLRAAGWLRSQRELASDRLRRGGVGNSRVYYSLTPAARRVPVQDLLSPEQSREMDSPMEMRG
- a CDS encoding Mu transposase C-terminal domain-containing protein — protein: MKRYFRTLREDLLQRLPGYKGPDIHSRGLNPEKDAFFFHHELEAIIREWTAVSYHRRPHEGLLDPYLPNVELSPAAMFEHGLARAGYIEVPRDPNLAYEFLDVTMRTVQHYGVEINGRRYNGDWLDGLRDMAGSAIGLDKRRLPFCADPTTSPGSTSGTTNASGTPSSGSTGPA